One part of the Arabidopsis thaliana chromosome 1 sequence genome encodes these proteins:
- the BARD1 gene encoding breast cancer associated RING 1 (breast cancer associated RING 1 (BARD1); FUNCTIONS IN: transcription coactivator activity, DNA binding; INVOLVED IN: DNA repair, regulation of meristem structural organization, leaf development; LOCATED IN: intracellular; EXPRESSED IN: 21 plant structures; EXPRESSED DURING: 12 growth stages; CONTAINS InterPro DOMAIN/s: Zinc finger, RING-type, conserved site (InterPro:IPR017907), Zinc finger, RING-type (InterPro:IPR001841), Zinc finger, PHD-type (InterPro:IPR001965), BRCT (InterPro:IPR001357); BEST Arabidopsis thaliana protein match is: breast cancer susceptibility1 (TAIR:AT4G21070.1); Has 5889 Blast hits to 5527 proteins in 313 species: Archae - 0; Bacteria - 10; Metazoa - 4435; Fungi - 374; Plants - 570; Viruses - 11; Other Eukaryotes - 489 (source: NCBI BLink).) translates to MAEFTNMLMNPWVLHLQKLELELKCPLCLKLLNRPVLLPCDHVFCDSCVHKSSQVESGCPVCKSKHPKKARRDLRFMESVISIYKSLNAAVSVHLPQLQIPNDCNYKNDALNNSNSPKHGESEDSEMTDKDVSKRSGGTDSSSRDGSPLPTSEESDPRPKHQDWTEKQLSDHLLLYEFESEYDAANHTPESYTEQAAKNVRDITASEQPSNAARKRICGDSFIQESSPNPKTQDPTLLRLMESLRSDDPTDYVKAQNHQLPKSHTEQDSKRKRDITASDAMENHLKVPKRENNLMQKSADIDCNGKCSANSDDQLSEKISKALEQTSSNITICGFCQSARVSEATGEMLHYSRGRPVDGDDIFRSNVIHVHSACIEWAPQVYYEGDTVKNLKAELARGMKIKCTKCSLKGAALGCFVKSCRRSYHVPCAREISRCRWDYEDFLLLCPAHSSVKFPNEKSGHRVSRAEPLPKINPAELCSLEQTPAFTKELVLCGSALSKSDKKLMESLAVRFNATISRYWNPSVTHVIASTDEKGACTRTLKVLMGILNGKWIINAAWMKASLKASQPVDEEPFEIQIDTQGCQDGPKTARLRAETNKPKLFEGLKFYFFGDFYKGYKEDLQNLVKVAGGTILNTEDELGAESSNNVNDQRSSSIVVYNIDPPHGCALGEEVTIIWQRANDAEALASQTGSRLVGHTWVLESIAGYKLHPVIG, encoded by the exons ATGGCGGAATTTACTAACATGCTAATGAATCCATGGGTTCTTCATCTCCAGAAGCTCGAGCTCGAGCTCAAGTGCCCTCTATG CTTAAAATTGCTTAATCGACCGGTGTTGCTTCCTTGCGACCACGTCTTCTGCGA TTCATGTGTACACAAATCGTCGCAAGTTGAATCGGGATGTCCTGTCTGCAAATCTAAACATCCCAAAAAGG CTAGGAGAGATCTTCGATTCATGGAGAGTGTTATAAGCATATACAAGAGCTTGAATGCAGCTGTTAGTGTTCATCTCCCACAATTACAGATTCCAAATGATTGCAACTACAAGAACGATGCATTGAACAATTCCAACAGCCCTAAACATGGCGAATCTGAAGATTCTGAGATGACTGACAAGGATGTGAGCAAGCGCAGTGGTGGTACTGATTCTTCTAGTCGTGATGGTTCTCCTCTTCCGACCTCAGAAGAAAGTGATCCAAGACCTAAGCATCAGGATTGGACTGAAAAGCAGTTGAGTGATCATCTCCTATTATATGAGTTTGAATCAGAGTATGATGCTGCCAATCAC ACTCCGGAAAGTTATACAGAACAAGCTGCAAAAAATGTGAGGGACATCACTGCTTCTGAGCAGCCTAGCAATGCTGCAAGGAAGCGGATATGTGGTGATTCCTTTATCCAGGAAAGCAGTCCGAATCCTAAGACTCAGGATCCGACTTTGCTGCGGTTGATGGAGAGCCTCCGGTCAGATGATCCCACTGATTATGTTAAAGCACAGAACCATCAG TTACCCAAAAGTCATACAGAACAAGATTCAAAAAGGAAGCGTGACATCACCGCTTCTGATGCAATGGAAAATCATCTGAAGGTCCCCAAGAGGGAGAATAATCTGATGCAAAAATCTGCTGATATTGACTGCAATGGTAAATGCTCTGCAAACTCTGATGATCAGCTAAGTGAGAAAATCTCAAAGGCATTAGAACAAACATCATCCAACATAACCATTTGTGGTTTCTGCCAATCCGCTAGGGTATCTGAG GCCACTGGAGAAATGCTGCATTACTCTAGGGGAAGACCGGTGGATGGAGATGACATCTTCCGCTCCAATGTTATCCATGTCCATAGCGCATGTATCGAATG GGCACCGCAAGTTTACTATGAAGGTGACACAGTGAAGAACCTGAAAGCAGAACTGGCAAGGGGGATGAAAATCAAGTGCACTAAATGTAGTCTGAAAGGTGCTGCCTTAGGCTGCTTTGTCAAGTCTTGCCGTCGAAGCTATCATGTTCCATGTGCAAGAGAGATTTCTAGATGCCGTTGGGATTAT GAAgattttcttctactttgtcCGGCTCATTCTTCTGTCAAATTCCCGAACGAGAAGTCTGGACATCGCGTTTCCAGAGCCGAGCCCttaccaaaaat AAATCCTGCTGAGCTATGTTCTTTGGAACAAACACCAGCTTTTACAAAAGAGCTTGTTCTCTGTGGATCAGCACTCTCTAAAAGTGATAAG AAACTGATGGAAAGTTTAGCCGTTCGATTTAACGCGACCATATCAAGGTACTGGAACCCAAGTGTTACACATGTGATTGCTTCTACAGATGAAAAAGGAGCTTGCACAAGAACTTTGAAGGTTCTTATGGGTATTCTCAATGGAAAATGGATTATCAATGCAGCTT GGATGAAAGCAAGCCTAAAAGCTTCTCAACCTGTTGATGAAGAACCATTCGAGATTCAAATTGATACTCAAGGATGTCAAGATGGACCAAAAACCGCAAGACTCAGAGCAGAAACTAAT AAACCAAAGCTCTTTGAGGGCTTGAAGTTCTATTTCTTTGGAGATTTCTATAAAGGATACAAGGAAGACCTTCAGAATCTAGTCAAAGTCGCTGGTGGTACAATCTTGAACACAGAGGATGAGCTTGGTGCAGAAAGCAGCAACAATGTCAATGACCAAAGATCATCATCGATTGTGGTTTACAACATTGATCCTCCACATGGATGTGCCTTAGGTGAAGAAGTCACAATCATTTGGCAACGAGCTAATGACGCAGAAGCTTTAGCAAGCCAAACTGGGTCTCGTCTCGTTGGTCACACATGGGTCTTGGAGTCCATTGCTGGTTACAAGTTACATCCTGTGATTGGCTAA
- a CDS encoding eisosome protein: MGCFSGCFGGRKNRRRQRRRDSDEARDNKLSVETAEPHHLNDRVHIVEEIPKASVIPITEICDEAEEKCSPSTISRKRVTFDSKVKTYEHVVSEESVELSEEKNEEVESEKRSLKSSKTDDQIIEVASNSSGSYPENHRYKNCRESDDDIEEDEFDCSDSDLDEDEEYYSDVGFSEDSLHNPTKEVYTQDIGDKTEEIDSKLRRSNETVRDGNHYDGQGVLNPVENLTQWKSAKSKGRTKQKQSQKENSNFIADQEEKRDSSSFGTDPQIDDITLSVKPKCRIEPKKLRNQELAVDASLSTWLSTSESGSECNSASMYTLTPEKLKSTSCYSKPLRINHDDRPVLCALTLEDIKQFSATSTPRKSPSKSPDETPIIGTVGGYWGNRSKAIDCGSASSFKGIPNTSSKYREDKSVNWHSTPFEARLEKALNNIDK; the protein is encoded by the exons ATGGGTTGCTTTTCGGGTTGCTTCGGTGGACGGAAGAATCGCCGGCGTCAGAGACGCAGAGATTCCGATGAAGCTAGAGATAAC AAACTCTCTGTGGAAACTGCAGAACCTCATCATCTGAATGATAGAGTCCACATTGTTGAGGAGATCCCGAAAGCTTCTGTGATTCCAATCACTGAAATTTG TGACGAGGCTGAAGAGAAATGCAGTCCAAGCACTATTTCTAGGAAGAGAGTCACTTTTGACTCCAAAGTCAAAACCTATGAACACGTTGTTTCAGAAGAATCTGTTGAACTCTCAGAAGAGAAGAACGAAGAGGTTGAATCCGAAAAGAGGTCATTAAAGTCAAGCAAGACTGATGATCAGATCATTGAGGTTGCCTCCAACTCCTCAGGGTCGTATCCTGAAAACCACAGATACAAGAATTGCAGAGAAAGTGATGATGACATAGAGGAGGATGAGTTTGACTGCAGTGACAGCGATctagatgaagatgaagaatatTACAGTGATGTTGGATTTAGTGAGGATAGCTTGCATAACCCAACCAAGGAAGTTTATACTCAAGATATTGGGgataaaacagaggagattGATTCAAAGCTGAGAAGGTCTAACGAGACTGTTAGAGATGGAAACCACTATGATGGCCAAGGAGTACTTAACCCTGTTGAGAATCTTACTCAGTGGAAATCCGCTAAATCCAAAGGGAGAACAAAGCAGAAACAGTCTCAAAAGGAGAACTCTAACTTCATCGcagatcaagaagaaaaaagggatTCCTCTTCTTTCGGTACAGACCCTCAGATTGATGATATAACACTCAGCGTCAAACCGAAATGCAGAATTGAACCCAAGAAACTGCGAAACCAAGAACTGGCCGTTGATGCTAGCCTTTCAACATGGTTATCAACATCTGAGTCTGGTAGTGAATGCAACAGCGCCTCTATGTATACCTTAACACCCGAGAAACTCAAGTCTACCAGCTGCTACTCAAAACCGCTTAGAATCAATCATGACGATAGACCTGTATTATGCGCATTGACATTGGAGGATATCAAACAGTTCTCGGCTACATCTACGCCAAGGAAATCACCGAGCAAAAGCCCTGATGAGACACCTATTATAGGCACAGTTGGTGGTTACTGGGGTAATCGCTCAAAGGCAATAGATTGCGGCTCTGCATCTTCATTCAAGGGAATACCAAACACCAGTAGCAAGTACAGAGAG GATAAGAGCGTAAATTGGCATTCAACACCATTTGAGGCAAGACTGGAGAAAGCTTTGAACAACATAGACAAATAA
- the PSAT1 gene encoding phospholipid sterol acyl transferase 1 (phospholipid sterol acyl transferase 1 (PSAT1); CONTAINS InterPro DOMAIN/s: Lecithin:cholesterol acyltransferase (InterPro:IPR003386); BEST Arabidopsis thaliana protein match is: phospholipid:diacylglycerol acyltransferase (TAIR:AT5G13640.1); Has 615 Blast hits to 606 proteins in 192 species: Archae - 0; Bacteria - 2; Metazoa - 241; Fungi - 118; Plants - 150; Viruses - 0; Other Eukaryotes - 104 (source: NCBI BLink).) yields MGANSKSVTASFTVIAVFFLICGGRTAVEDETEFHGDYSKLSGIIIPGFASTQLRAWSILDCPYTPLDFNPLDLVWLDTTKLLSAVNCWFKCMVLDPYNQTDHPECKSRPDSGLSAITELDPGYITGPLSTVWKEWLKWCVEFGIEANAIVAVPYDWRLSPTKLEERDLYFHKLKLTFETALKLRGGPSIVFAHSMGNNVFRYFLEWLRLEIAPKHYLKWLDQHIHAYFAVGAPLLGSVEAIKSTLSGVTFGLPVSEGTARLLSNSFASSLWLMPFSKNCKGDNTFWTHFSGGAAKKDKRVYHCDEEEYQSKYSGWPTNIINIEIPSTSVTETALVNMTSMECGLPTLLSFTARELADGTLFKAIEDYDPDSKRMLHQLKKLYHDDPVFNPLTPWERPPIKNVFCIYGAHLKTEVGYYFAPSGKPYPDNWIITDIIYETEGSLVSRSGTVVDGNAGPITGDETVPYHSLSWCKNWLGPKVNITMAPQPEHDGSDVHVELNVDHEHGSDIIANMTKAPRVKYITFYEDSESIPGKRTAVWELDKTNHRNIVRSPVLMRELWLQMWHDIQPGAKSKFVTKAKRGPLRDADCYWDYGKACCAWQEYCEYRYSFGDVHLGQSCRLRNTSANMLLQYI; encoded by the exons ATGGGAGCGAATTCGAAATCAGTAACGGCTTCCTTCACCGTCATCGccgtttttttcttgatttgcgGTGGCCGAACTGCGGTGGAGGATGAGACCGAGTTTCACGGCGACTACTCGAAGCTATCGGGTATAATCATTCCGGGATTTGCGTCGACGCAGCTACGAGCGTGGTCGATCCTTGACTGTCCATACACTCCGTTGGACTTCAATCCGCTCGACCTCGTATGGCTAGACACCACTAAG CTTCTTTCTGCTGTCAACTGCTGGTTTAAGTGTATGGTGCTAGATCCTTATAATCAAACAGACCATCCCGAGTGTAAGTCACGGCCTGACAGTGGTCTTTCAGCCATCACAGAATTGGATCCAGGTTACATAACAG GTCCTCTTTCTACTGTCTGGAAAGAGTGGCTTAAGTGGTGTGTTGAGTTTGGTATAGAAGCAAATGCAATTGTCGCTGTTCCATACGATTGGAGATTGTCACCAACCAAATTGGAAGAGCGTGACCTTTACTTTCACAAGCTCAA GTTGACCTTTGAAACTGCTTTAAAACTCCGTGGCGGCCCTTCTATAGTATTTGCCCATTCAATGGGTAATAATGTCTTCAGATACTTTCTGGAATGGCTGAGGCTAGAAATTGCACCAAAACATTATTTGAAGTGGCTTGATCAGCATATCCATGCTTATTTCGCTGTTG GAGCTCCTCTTCTTGGTTCTGTTGAGGCAATCAAATCTACTCTCTCTGGTGTAACGTTTGGCCTTCCTGTTTCTGAG GGAACTGCTCGGTTGTTGTCCAATTCTTTTGCGTCGTCATTGTGGCTTATGCCATTTTCAAAGAATTGCAAGGGTGATAACACATTCTGGACGCATTTTTCTGGGGGTGCTGCAAAGAAAGATAAGCGCGTATACCACTGTGATGAAGAGgaatatcaatcaaaatattCTGGCTGGCCgacaaatattattaacatTGAAATTCCTTCCACTAGCG TTACAGAAACAGCTCTAGTCAACATGACCAGCATGGAATGTGGCCTTCCCACCCTTTTGTCTTTCACAGCCCGTGAACTAGCAGATGGGACTCTTTTCAAAGCAATAGAAGACTATGACCCAGATAGCAAGAGGATGTTACACCAGTTAAAGAA GTTGTATCATGATGACCCTGTTTTTAATCCTCTGACTCCTTGGGAGAGACCACctataaaaaatgtattttgcATATATGGTGCTCATCTAAAGACAGAG GTTGGTTATTACTTTGCCCCAAGTGGCAAACCTTATCCTGATAATTGGATCATCACGGATATCATTTATGAAACTGAAGGTTCCCTCGTGTCAAG GTCTGGAACTGTGGTTGATGGGAACGCTGGACCTATAACTGGGGATGAGACG GTACCCTATCATTCACTCTCTTGGTGCAAGAATTGGCTCGGACCTAAAGTTAACATAACAATGGCTCCCCAG cCAGAACACGATGGAAGCGACGTACATGTGGAACTAAATGTTGATCATGAGCATGGGTCAGACATCATAGCTAACATGACAAAAGCACCAAGGGTTAAGTACATAACCTTTTATGAAGACTCTGAGAGCATTCCGGGGAAGAGAACCGCAGTCTGGGAGCTTGATAAAA CAAATCACAGGAACATAGTAAGATCTCCAGTTCTGATGAGGGAGTTATGGCTTCAGATGTGGCATGACATTCAGCCTGGTGCAAAGTCCAAATTTGTCACCAAag CCAAGCGCGGGCCACTTAGAGATGCGGATTGCTACTGGGATTACGGGAAAGCCTGTTGTGCTTGGCAAGAATACTGTGAATACAG ATACAGTTTTGGGGATGTTCACTTAGGACAAAGTTGTAGATTGAGGAACACATCTGCTAATATGCTTCTCCAGTACATATAA
- the BARD1 gene encoding breast cancer associated RING 1 (breast cancer associated RING 1 (BARD1); FUNCTIONS IN: transcription coactivator activity, DNA binding; INVOLVED IN: DNA repair, regulation of meristem structural organization, leaf development; LOCATED IN: intracellular; EXPRESSED IN: 21 plant structures; EXPRESSED DURING: 12 growth stages; CONTAINS InterPro DOMAIN/s: Zinc finger, RING-type, conserved site (InterPro:IPR017907), Zinc finger, RING-type (InterPro:IPR001841), Zinc finger, PHD-type (InterPro:IPR001965), BRCT (InterPro:IPR001357); BEST Arabidopsis thaliana protein match is: breast cancer susceptibility1 (TAIR:AT4G21070.1); Has 6045 Blast hits to 5706 proteins in 320 species: Archae - 0; Bacteria - 47; Metazoa - 4577; Fungi - 362; Plants - 542; Viruses - 11; Other Eukaryotes - 506 (source: NCBI BLink).), giving the protein MAEFTNMLMNPWVLHLQKLELELKCPLCLKLLNRPVLLPCDHVFCDSCVHKSSQVESGCPVCKSKHPKKGKRDLRFMESVISIYKSLNAAVSVHLPQLQIPNDCNYKNDALNNSNSPKHGESEDSEMTDKDVSKRSGGTDSSSRDGSPLPTSEESDPRPKHQDWTEKQLSDHLLLYEFESEYDAANHTPESYTEQAAKNVRDITASEQPSNAARKRICGDSFIQESSPNPKTQDPTLLRLMESLRSDDPTDYVKAQNHQLPKSHTEQDSKRKRDITASDAMENHLKVPKRENNLMQKSADIDCNGKCSANSDDQLSEKISKALEQTSSNITICGFCQSARVSEATGEMLHYSRGRPVDGDDIFRSNVIHVHSACIEWAPQVYYEGDTVKNLKAELARGMKIKCTKCSLKGAALGCFVKSCRRSYHVPCAREISRCRWDYEDFLLLCPAHSSVKFPNEKSGHRVSRAEPLPKINPAELCSLEQTPAFTKELVLCGSALSKSDKKLMESLAVRFNATISRYWNPSVTHVIASTDEKGACTRTLKVLMGILNGKWIINAAWMKASLKASQPVDEEPFEIQIDTQGCQDGPKTARLRAETNKPKLFEGLKFYFFGDFYKGYKEDLQNLVKVAGGTILNTEDELGAESSNNVNDQRSSSIVVYNIDPPHGCALGEEVTIIWQRANDAEALASQTGSRLVGHTWVLESIAGYKLHPVIG; this is encoded by the exons ATGGCGGAATTTACTAACATGCTAATGAATCCATGGGTTCTTCATCTCCAGAAGCTCGAGCTCGAGCTCAAGTGCCCTCTATG CTTAAAATTGCTTAATCGACCGGTGTTGCTTCCTTGCGACCACGTCTTCTGCGA TTCATGTGTACACAAATCGTCGCAAGTTGAATCGGGATGTCCTGTCTGCAAATCTAAACATCCCAAAAAGGGTAA GAGAGATCTTCGATTCATGGAGAGTGTTATAAGCATATACAAGAGCTTGAATGCAGCTGTTAGTGTTCATCTCCCACAATTACAGATTCCAAATGATTGCAACTACAAGAACGATGCATTGAACAATTCCAACAGCCCTAAACATGGCGAATCTGAAGATTCTGAGATGACTGACAAGGATGTGAGCAAGCGCAGTGGTGGTACTGATTCTTCTAGTCGTGATGGTTCTCCTCTTCCGACCTCAGAAGAAAGTGATCCAAGACCTAAGCATCAGGATTGGACTGAAAAGCAGTTGAGTGATCATCTCCTATTATATGAGTTTGAATCAGAGTATGATGCTGCCAATCAC ACTCCGGAAAGTTATACAGAACAAGCTGCAAAAAATGTGAGGGACATCACTGCTTCTGAGCAGCCTAGCAATGCTGCAAGGAAGCGGATATGTGGTGATTCCTTTATCCAGGAAAGCAGTCCGAATCCTAAGACTCAGGATCCGACTTTGCTGCGGTTGATGGAGAGCCTCCGGTCAGATGATCCCACTGATTATGTTAAAGCACAGAACCATCAG TTACCCAAAAGTCATACAGAACAAGATTCAAAAAGGAAGCGTGACATCACCGCTTCTGATGCAATGGAAAATCATCTGAAGGTCCCCAAGAGGGAGAATAATCTGATGCAAAAATCTGCTGATATTGACTGCAATGGTAAATGCTCTGCAAACTCTGATGATCAGCTAAGTGAGAAAATCTCAAAGGCATTAGAACAAACATCATCCAACATAACCATTTGTGGTTTCTGCCAATCCGCTAGGGTATCTGAG GCCACTGGAGAAATGCTGCATTACTCTAGGGGAAGACCGGTGGATGGAGATGACATCTTCCGCTCCAATGTTATCCATGTCCATAGCGCATGTATCGAATG GGCACCGCAAGTTTACTATGAAGGTGACACAGTGAAGAACCTGAAAGCAGAACTGGCAAGGGGGATGAAAATCAAGTGCACTAAATGTAGTCTGAAAGGTGCTGCCTTAGGCTGCTTTGTCAAGTCTTGCCGTCGAAGCTATCATGTTCCATGTGCAAGAGAGATTTCTAGATGCCGTTGGGATTAT GAAgattttcttctactttgtcCGGCTCATTCTTCTGTCAAATTCCCGAACGAGAAGTCTGGACATCGCGTTTCCAGAGCCGAGCCCttaccaaaaat AAATCCTGCTGAGCTATGTTCTTTGGAACAAACACCAGCTTTTACAAAAGAGCTTGTTCTCTGTGGATCAGCACTCTCTAAAAGTGATAAG AAACTGATGGAAAGTTTAGCCGTTCGATTTAACGCGACCATATCAAGGTACTGGAACCCAAGTGTTACACATGTGATTGCTTCTACAGATGAAAAAGGAGCTTGCACAAGAACTTTGAAGGTTCTTATGGGTATTCTCAATGGAAAATGGATTATCAATGCAGCTT GGATGAAAGCAAGCCTAAAAGCTTCTCAACCTGTTGATGAAGAACCATTCGAGATTCAAATTGATACTCAAGGATGTCAAGATGGACCAAAAACCGCAAGACTCAGAGCAGAAACTAAT AAACCAAAGCTCTTTGAGGGCTTGAAGTTCTATTTCTTTGGAGATTTCTATAAAGGATACAAGGAAGACCTTCAGAATCTAGTCAAAGTCGCTGGTGGTACAATCTTGAACACAGAGGATGAGCTTGGTGCAGAAAGCAGCAACAATGTCAATGACCAAAGATCATCATCGATTGTGGTTTACAACATTGATCCTCCACATGGATGTGCCTTAGGTGAAGAAGTCACAATCATTTGGCAACGAGCTAATGACGCAGAAGCTTTAGCAAGCCAAACTGGGTCTCGTCTCGTTGGTCACACATGGGTCTTGGAGTCCATTGCTGGTTACAAGTTACATCCTGTGATTGGCTAA
- a CDS encoding HAD superfamily, subfamily IIIB acid phosphatase (HAD superfamily, subfamily IIIB acid phosphatase; FUNCTIONS IN: acid phosphatase activity; INVOLVED IN: biological_process unknown; LOCATED IN: cell wall, plasma membrane, vacuole, plant-type cell wall; EXPRESSED IN: 19 plant structures; EXPRESSED DURING: 9 growth stages; CONTAINS InterPro DOMAIN/s: Acid phosphatase (Class B) (InterPro:IPR005519), Vegetative storage protein/acid phosphatase (InterPro:IPR014403), Acid phosphatase, plant (InterPro:IPR010028); BEST Arabidopsis thaliana protein match is: HAD superfamily, subfamily IIIB acid phosphatase (TAIR:AT5G44020.1); Has 1079 Blast hits to 1077 proteins in 335 species: Archae - 0; Bacteria - 592; Metazoa - 2; Fungi - 0; Plants - 364; Viruses - 0; Other Eukaryotes - 121 (source: NCBI BLink).), with protein sequence MDRTMFLSLTIASLLVGVVSAGDWNILNQLRGLGSSSSQNGIVSKGIKTDLKGYCESWRINVEVHNIRKFDVVPQECVSHIKDYMTSSQYKDDVARTVDEVILHFGSMCCSKSKCDGMDAWIFDIDDTLLSTIPYHKKNGFFGGEKLNSTKFEDWIQKKKAPAVPHMKKLYHDIRERGIKIFLISSRKEYLRSATVDNLIQAGYYGWSNLMLRGLEDQQKEVKQYKSEKRKWLMSLGYRVWGVMGDQWSSFAGCPLPRRTFKLPNSIYYVA encoded by the exons ATGGACCGAACCATGTTTCTTTCCCTGACAATAGCCTCACTCTTGGTCGGAGTCGTCTCAGCTGGTGACTGGAACATCTTGAACCAACTCAGAGGACTCGGCTCATCGTCAAGCCAAAATGGTATCGTTTCTAAAGGTATCAAGACGGACCTGAAAGGATACTGTGAAAGCTGGAGGATCAACGTGGAAGTTCACAACATCAGAAAGTTCGATGTGGTGCCTCAAGAGTGTGTATCGCACATTAAGGATTACATGACGTCATCGCAGTACAAGGATGACGTGGCGAGAACCGTTGATGAGGTCATTCTTCATTTCGGGAGCATGTGCTGTAGCAAGTCTAAGTGTGACGGCATGGACGCTTGGATCTTTGATATCGATGACACGCTTCTCTCTACCATCCCTTACCACAAGAAAAATGGCTTCTTCGG aggagagaaaTTGAACTCAACGAAATTCGAGGATTggatacagaagaagaaagcaccAGCAGTGCCACACATGAAGAAATTGTACCACGACATCAGAGAAAGAGGCATTAAGATCTTCTTGATCTCTTCCCGGAAAGAATATCTCAGGTCTGCCACCGTCGACAACCTCATCCAAGCCGGTTACTATGGCTGGTCCAACCTAATGCTCAG GGGGCTAGAAGATCAGCAAAAGGAAGTGAAACAATACAAGtcagagaagagaaaatggcTAATGAGTCTTGGTTACAGAGTCTGGGGAGTGATGGGTGACCAATGGAGTAGCTTTGCAGGCTGTCCTCTTCCCAGGAGAACCTTCAAGCTCCCTAACTCCATCTACTATGTCGCctga